From Symphalangus syndactylus isolate Jambi chromosome X, NHGRI_mSymSyn1-v2.1_pri, whole genome shotgun sequence, the proteins below share one genomic window:
- the LOC129476122 gene encoding HCLS1-associated protein X-1 — MPFTLCRDCEASPAAWNWLRRFPLSSNGPLEGFKDSSPNMGMSLFDLFQGFFGFPGPRSHRDPFFGGMTRDEDDDEEEEEEGGSWGCGNPRFDSPQHPAPPPHPTEEFGFGFSFSPGGGIRFHDNFGFDDLVQDFNSIFSNTGAWTLPFHPPELPGSESETPGERLREGQALRESMLKYPDSRQPRIFERVLESDARSESPKPAPDWGSQRPFHRFDDVWPVDPHPRAREDNDLDSRVSQEGLGPVLQPQPRFYFKSISVTKITKPDGTVEEHWTVVDSEGQTETTITQHEADSSPRMIQNHQDLQPWMMPSPSWTYS; from the coding sequence GGCTGCGCAGGTTTCCCCTTTCTTCGAATGGACCACTGGAGGGGTTCAAAGATTCGAGTCCTAATATGGGAATGAGCCTCTTTGATCTCTTCCAGGGCTTTTTCGGCTTTCCTGGACCTCGGAGCCACAGAGATCCCTTTTTTGGAGGGATGACTcgagatgaagatgatgatgaggaagaagaggaagaagggggcTCATGGGGCTGTGGGAACCCAAGGTTCGATAGTCCTCAGCACCccgcccctcccccccaccccaccgagGAATTTGGCTTTGGCTtcagcttcagcccaggaggaggGATACGTTTCCATGATAACTTTGGCTTTGATGACCTAGTACAAGATTTCAATAGCATCTTCAGCAATACGGGGGCCTGGACCTTGCCTTTCCATCCTCCTGAACTTCCAGGTTCTGAGTCAGAGACACCTGGTGAGAGACTGCGGGAGGGACAGGCACTTCGAGAATCAATGCTTAAGTATCCAGATAGTCGCCAGCCCAGGATCTTTGAGAGGGTCTTGGAGAGTGATGCAAGAAGTGAATCCCCCAAACCAGCACCAGACTGGGGTTCCCAGAGACCATTTCACAGGTTTGATGACGTATGGCCTGTGGATCCCCATCCTAGAGCCAGAGAGGACAATGATCTTGATTCCCGGGTTTCCCAGGAGGGTCTTGGCCCGGTTCTACAGCCCCAGCCCAGATTCTATTTCAAGAGCATCTCTGTGACCAAGATCACTAAGCCAGATGGGACAGTGGAGGAGCACTGGACTGTGGTGGACAGTGAGGGCCAGACAGAGACCACCATAACCCAACACGAAGCAGATAGCAGTCCTAGGATGATCCAGAATCACCAAGACCTCCAGCCCTGGATGATGCCTTCTCCATCCTGGACTTATTCCTAG